From the Salvelinus fontinalis isolate EN_2023a chromosome 35, ASM2944872v1, whole genome shotgun sequence genome, one window contains:
- the LOC129834242 gene encoding CUGBP Elav-like family member 1 isoform X27 → MDSIDAEGLYLSTEQHGQPQCELPQTALEVPTMGGAKKMNGTLDHPDQPDIDAIKMFVGQIPRSWAEEQLRELFEPYGAVYEINVLRDRSQNPPQSKGCCFITYYTRKSALEAQNALHNMKILPGMHHPIQMKPADSEKNNAVEDRKLFIGMISKKCNENDIRLMFSPYGQIEECRILRGPDGLSRGCAFITFTARQMAQSTIKSMHQSQTMEGCSSPIVVKFADTQKDKEQKRIAQQLQQQMQQLNTASMWGNLTGLNSLGPQYLALYLQLLQQSATSGNALNNLHPMSAGSSPTSCNNNSMNAMASLGALQSLAAGAGAGLNMGSLAGMAALNGGLGSGGMSNGTGSTMEALTQAYSGIQQYAAAALPSLYNQSLLSQQSVSAAGSQKEGPEGANLFIYHLPQEFGDQDLLQMFMPFGNVISAKVFIDKQTNLSKCFGFVSYDNPVSSQAAIQSMNGFQIGMKRLKVQLKRSKNDSKPY, encoded by the exons ggCAAAGAAGATGAACGGGACCCTGGACCACCCGGACCAGCCCGACATCGATGCTATCAAGATGTTCGTTGGCCAGATCCCACGGTCCTGGGCAGAGGAACAGCTGCGGGAGCTTTTTGAGCCTTACGGCGCCGTCTACGAAATCAATGTCTTGCGTGACAGGAGTCAAAATCCCCCACAAAGCAAAG GTTGTTGTTTCATAACATATTACACTCGCAAATCTGCATTGGAAGCACAAAATGCTCTTCACAACATGAAAATTCTCCCAGGG ATGCATCACCCCATTCAGATGAAGCCAGCTGACAGTGAGAAGAATAATG CGGTGGAAGACAGGAAGTTGTTCATAGGAATGATATCGAAAAAGTGTAATGAGAATGACATCAGACTTATGTTCTCGCCGTACGGACAGATCGAGGAATGTAGAATACTACGAGGGCCGGATGGACTGAGCCGTG GTTGTGCGTTTATAACTTTTACAGCAAGACAGATGGCACAGTCAACAATCAAATCCATGCACCAATCACAAACTATGGAG GGCTGCTCGTCTCCCATCGTAGTGAAGTTTGCCGACACGCAGAAGGACAAGGAGCAGAAGCGCATCGCCCAGCAGCTTCAGCAGCAGATGCAGCAGCTCAACACTGCCTCAATGTGGGGGAATCTGACCGGGCTCAACTCTCTGGGACCACAGTATCTGGCA CTTTATTTACAgctcctccagcagtctgccaCCTCTGGGAATGCCCTCAACAACCTTCATCCCATGTCTG CAGGATCGTCACCCACCTCCTGTAACAACAACTCAATGAACGCCATGGCCTCCTTAGGGGCGCTGCAGTCTTTGGCTGCAGGGGCTGGAGCCGGCCTCAACATGGGCTCGCTTGCAG GGATGGCAGCCCTGAACGGCGGTCTAGGCAGCGGGGGCATGTCGAACGGAACTGGTAGCACCATGGAGGCCCTTACCCAGGCCTACTCTGGGATCCAGCAGTACGCTGCTGCTGCCCTCCCCAGCCTCTACAACCAGAGCCTGCTCTCCCAACAGAGTGTCAGTGCTGCAGGAAGCCAGAAGGAAG GCCCTGAGGGAGCAAACTTGTTCATCTACCACCTCCCCCAGGAGTTTGGAGACCAGGACCTGCTCCAGATGTTCATGCCCTTTGGCAACGTTATTTCCGCTAAGGTGTTCATTGACAAGCAGACCAACCTCAGCAAGTGTTTTG GCTTTGTGAGTTACGACAATCCAGTCTCATCCCAGGCCGCCATTCAGTCGATGAACGGTTTCCAAATTGGCATGAAGCGACTAAAGGTGCAGCTGAAGAGATCCAAAAATGACAGCAAGCCATACTGA
- the LOC129834242 gene encoding CUGBP Elav-like family member 1 isoform X19, translated as MNGTLDHPDQPDIDAIKMFVGQIPRSWAEEQLRELFEPYGAVYEINVLRDRSQNPPQSKGCCFITYYTRKSALEAQNALHNMKILPGMHHPIQMKPADSEKNNAVEDRKLFIGMISKKCNENDIRLMFSPYGQIEECRILRGPDGLSRGCAFITFTARQMAQSTIKSMHQSQTMEGCSSPIVVKFADTQKDKEQKRIAQQLQQQMQQLNTASMWGNLTGLNSLGPQYLALYLQLLQQSATSGNALNNLHPMSGMSGLNAMQNLAALAAAASATQATPTGSSALTTSSSPLSVLTSSGTSTGQQAHSSWDAYKAGSSPTSCNNNSMNAMASLGALQSLAAGAGAGLNMGSLAELLCLGMAALNGGLGSGGMSNGTGSTMEALTQAYSGIQQYAAAALPSLYNQSLLSQQSVSAAGSQKEGPEGANLFIYHLPQEFGDQDLLQMFMPFGNVISAKVFIDKQTNLSKCFGFVSYDNPVSSQAAIQSMNGFQIGMKRLKVQLKRSKNDSKPY; from the exons ATGAACGGGACCCTGGACCACCCGGACCAGCCCGACATCGATGCTATCAAGATGTTCGTTGGCCAGATCCCACGGTCCTGGGCAGAGGAACAGCTGCGGGAGCTTTTTGAGCCTTACGGCGCCGTCTACGAAATCAATGTCTTGCGTGACAGGAGTCAAAATCCCCCACAAAGCAAAG GTTGTTGTTTCATAACATATTACACTCGCAAATCTGCATTGGAAGCACAAAATGCTCTTCACAACATGAAAATTCTCCCAGGG ATGCATCACCCCATTCAGATGAAGCCAGCTGACAGTGAGAAGAATAATG CGGTGGAAGACAGGAAGTTGTTCATAGGAATGATATCGAAAAAGTGTAATGAGAATGACATCAGACTTATGTTCTCGCCGTACGGACAGATCGAGGAATGTAGAATACTACGAGGGCCGGATGGACTGAGCCGTG GTTGTGCGTTTATAACTTTTACAGCAAGACAGATGGCACAGTCAACAATCAAATCCATGCACCAATCACAAACTATGGAG GGCTGCTCGTCTCCCATCGTAGTGAAGTTTGCCGACACGCAGAAGGACAAGGAGCAGAAGCGCATCGCCCAGCAGCTTCAGCAGCAGATGCAGCAGCTCAACACTGCCTCAATGTGGGGGAATCTGACCGGGCTCAACTCTCTGGGACCACAGTATCTGGCA CTTTATTTACAgctcctccagcagtctgccaCCTCTGGGAATGCCCTCAACAACCTTCATCCCATGTCTGGTATGTCAG GGCTGAATGCCATGCAGAACCTGGCTGCCCTGGCAGCAGCGGCCAGCGCCACACAGGCCACGCCCACGGGCAGCAGCGCTCTCACCACCTCTAGCAGTCCCCTCAGCGTGCTCACCAGCTCAGGTACGAGTACTGGACAGCAGGCACACTCATCATGGGACGCCTACAAGG CAGGATCGTCACCCACCTCCTGTAACAACAACTCAATGAACGCCATGGCCTCCTTAGGGGCGCTGCAGTCTTTGGCTGCAGGGGCTGGAGCCGGCCTCAACATGGGCTCGCTTGCAG AGCTCCTGTGTCTAGGGATGGCAGCCCTGAACGGCGGTCTAGGCAGCGGGGGCATGTCGAACGGAACTGGTAGCACCATGGAGGCCCTTACCCAGGCCTACTCTGGGATCCAGCAGTACGCTGCTGCTGCCCTCCCCAGCCTCTACAACCAGAGCCTGCTCTCCCAACAGAGTGTCAGTGCTGCAGGAAGCCAGAAGGAAG GCCCTGAGGGAGCAAACTTGTTCATCTACCACCTCCCCCAGGAGTTTGGAGACCAGGACCTGCTCCAGATGTTCATGCCCTTTGGCAACGTTATTTCCGCTAAGGTGTTCATTGACAAGCAGACCAACCTCAGCAAGTGTTTTG GCTTTGTGAGTTACGACAATCCAGTCTCATCCCAGGCCGCCATTCAGTCGATGAACGGTTTCCAAATTGGCATGAAGCGACTAAAGGTGCAGCTGAAGAGATCCAAAAATGACAGCAAGCCATACTGA